The following are from one region of the Muntiacus reevesi chromosome 3, mMunRee1.1, whole genome shotgun sequence genome:
- the SLC35D3 gene encoding solute carrier family 35 member D3 produces the protein MRQLCRRGRVLGIAVAIAHGVFSGSLNILLKFLISRYHFSFLTLVQCLTSSTAALSLELLRRLGFIAVPPFGLNLARSFAGVAVLSTLQSSLTLWSLRGLSLPMYVVFKRCLPLVTMLIGVLVLKNGAPSPGVLAAVLITTCGAALAGAGDLTGDPIGYVTGVLAVLVHAAYLVLIQKASADTEHGPLTAQYVIAVSATPLLVVLSFASTDSIHAWTFPGWKDPAMVTIFVACILIGCAMNFTTLHCTYINSAVTTSFVGVVKSIATITVGMVAFSDVEPTSLFIAGVVVNTLGSIIYCVAKFLETRKQSNYEDLETQPGGEEAQPSGDQLPFVMEELPPEGGSGGSGGGKAAGGSTQRGGQQARGSPRGVSLLARSSQISDSPEEVGRSSLKDAYLEVWRLVRGAKYIKKDYLIENEELPSP, from the exons ATGCGGCAGCTGTGCCGCCGGGGCCGCGTGCTGGGCATCGCGGTGGCCATCGCGCACGGGGTCTTCTCCGGCTCCCTCAACATCCTGCTTAAGTTCCTCATCAGCCGCTACCACTTCTCCTTCTTGACCCTGGTGCAGTGCCTGACCAGCTCCACCGCGGCGCTGAGCCTGGAGCTGCTGCGGCGCCTGGGGTTCATCGCGGTGCCCCCCTTCGGCCTGAACCTGGCTCGCTCCTTCGCGGGGGTCGCCGTGCTGTCGACGCTGCAGTCCAGCCTCACGCTGTGGTCCCTGCGCGGCCTCAGCCTACCCATGTACGTGGTCTTCAAGCGCTGCCTGCCCCTGGTCACCATGCTCATCGGCGTCCTGGTGCTCAAGAACGGAGCGCCCTCGCCGGGAGTGCTCGCGGCCGTGCTCATCACCACCTGCGGCGCGGCTCTGGCAG GAGCCGGTGACCTGACCGGCGACCCCATCGGGTACGTCACGGGCGTGCTGGCGGTGCTGGTGCACGCCGCCTACTTGGTGCTCATCCAGAAGGCGAGCGCAGACACGGAGCACGGGCCGCTCACCGCGCAGTACGTCATCGCCGTGTCCGCCACCCCGCTGCTGGTCGTCTTATCCTTCGCCAGCACCGACTCGATCCACGCCTGGACCTTCCCCGGCTGGAAGGACCCGGCCATGGTGACCATCTTCGTGGCGTGCATCCTGATCGGCTGTGCCATGAACTTCACCACGCTGCACTGCACCTACATCAACTCGGCGGTGACCACCAGCTTCGTGGGGGTGGTGAAGAGCATCGCTACCATCACGGTGGGTATGGTGGCCTTCAGCGATGTGGAGCCCACCTCTCTATTCATTGCCGGCGTCGTGGTGAACACCCTGGGCTCCATCATTTACTGTGTGGCCAAATTCTTGGAAACTAGAAAGCAGAGCAACTACGAGGACCTGGAGACGCAGCCGGGGGGAGAGGAGGCGCAGCCGAGTGGAGATCAGCTGCCGTTCGTCATGGAGGAGCTGCCCCCAGAGGGTGGAAGTGGCGGGTCAGGAGGTGGGAAGGCAGCAGGTGGCTCCACTCAGCGGGGTGGGCAACAGGCTAGGGGCAGCCCCAGAGGGGTCTCGCTGTTGGCTAGGAGCTCGCAGATCTCAGACAGCCCTGAAGAAGTGGGCAGGAGTTCATTAAAGGATGCTTACCTCGAAGTGTGGAGGTTAGTTAGGGGAGCCAAGTATATAAAGAAGGATTATTTGATAGAAAATGAGGAGTTACCCAGTCCTTGA